A stretch of the Lolium perenne isolate Kyuss_39 chromosome 3, Kyuss_2.0, whole genome shotgun sequence genome encodes the following:
- the LOC127345578 gene encoding probable serine/threonine-protein kinase PBL22, translating to MALPTAVVASVAAAVSTLSLLAAAVMAVLCWRRLRARRSRTSDTGSSETPPTLAEWGRCGRTSSAPDYQGARRFSLEEMSHATKNFSDANLVGAAGSFGKVYMGLLLDGTVVAIKRREAPPRQDFVDEVRKQSEIWHRNVVTLIGYCQEGGLQMLVFEYLPNGSVCGHLYDSGKESMTRLEFKQRLSIAIGAAKGLDHLHSMTPPLIHKGFKTSNVLVDENFIAKVSDAGVDRLLRGLEDADKANGLHTSVYQDPEVHSLAQLSASKDVYSFGVFLLELITGRQAAGLVGPESTDSLPHWMEAHFTSGELVDPRLGGSFTSEGMKELVALTFQCLSPSVARRRPKMRLVAEELDRILEKEMTLTTVMGDGTAIITLGSQLFTS from the exons ATGGCACTGCCAACCGCGGTCGTAGCCTCCGTTGCCGCGGCCGTCTCCACGCTCTCATTATTGGCCGCCGCCGTCATGGCCGTCCTCTGCTGGCGCCGGCTCCGCGCGCGCCGTAGCCGGACCTCCGACACCGGCTCCTCCGAGACTCCTCCCACGCTGGCGGAGTGGGGCAGGTGCGGCCGCACGTCGTCGGCGCCAGACTACCAGGGCGCGAGGCGGTTCTCGCTGGAGGAGATGTCGCACGCCACCAAGAACTTCAGCGACGCCAACCTCGTCGGCGCCGCCGGCAGCTTCGGGAAGGTGTACATGGGCCTGCTGCTCGACGGCACCGTCGTCGCCATCAAGCGCCGCGAAGCACCGCCGCGCCAGGACTTCGTCGACGAG GTGCGAAAACAATCGGAGATCTGGCACCGGAACGTCGTCACCCTCATCGGCTACTGCCAGGAGGGGGGTCTGCAGATGCTGGTCTTCGAGTACCTGCCCAATGGCAGCGTCTGCGGCCACCTGTATG ATAGCGGCAAAGAGTCGATGACAAGGCTGGAGTTCAAGCAGAGGCTCTCGATCGCCATTGGAGCAGCTAAAG GTCTGGACCATTTGCACAGTATGACGCCTCCATTGATCCACAAGGGCTTCAAGACGAGCAACGTCTTGGTCGACGAGAACTTCATCGCCAAGGTGTCCGACGCCGGGGTCGACAGGCTGCTCAGAGGGCTCGAAGACGCCGATAAAGCGAACGGGCTTCATACTAGTGTCTACCAAGATCCAGA GGTACATTCCTTGGCACAGCTCTCCGCAAGCAAAGACGTGTACAGTTTTGGGGTTTTTCTGTTGGAGCTGATAACCGGCAGGCAAGCAGCGGGTTTGGTCGGCCCAGAATCAACGGATTCTCTCCCCCATTGG ATGGAGGCACATTTCACTTCTGGCGAGCTGGTCGATCCGAGGCTAGGCGGCAGCTTCACATCCGAGGGCATGAAGGAGCTCGTCGCCCTGACCTTCCAGTGCCTGAGCCCATCGGTGGCGAGAAGGCGGCCCAAGATGCGGCTGGTCGCAGAGGAACTTGACAGGATCCTAGAAAAGGAGATGACTCTGACGACTGTCATGGGTGACGGCACCGCCATCATTACCCTCGGAAGTCAGTTGTTCACGTCGTGA
- the LOC127345579 gene encoding uncharacterized protein — MTTTYELRIRNDRHVVDIAAPDMGVPATGRNSPNQTGGGEIHTEWLRELTSVPRNAAVLKDLISRTPALWFLGERPATILRPRSRRAGVKGLHEVRAVAIGPYHRGDRGLAFDDESKLPFLRYLRGQCGLDLEECVAALGAARGSFRDEFADDAAAADLLRDEEKFVKMLLLDSSFVLVFGLMFGRPGSRVNGAAASVTREHFVLHSALAQHADEIRLDLLVLENQVPFAAVELLAASCRRLKLRSVEELVLGCFDSICPRRAHGKVDLETTDARFCHILHLFHWSRVPENKYRVLSMPLKLLEAEPEPERRIPCARELQRAAVWFRKPSLDTEGTIRGGDLDMEFWTAAASPIALMSIPSFHIFPYTAALLHNMVAFERHFHWAHGVCATVHVARMEGLVRCPQDAALLRRRRVLGSVKCTDEEVVDFFRGIGVEATGVRMPEEYGEMLAAVARHRRRRARRWCGDFILHFLPSPWVAVSLAAVAALIIVPAMLQTIYTILGYQSSR; from the coding sequence ATGACCACAACCTATGAGCTGCGCATCAGAAACGATCGCCATGTCGTAGACATCGCGGCGCCGGACATGGGCGTGCCAGCCACCGGCAGGAATTCTCCAAACCAGACCGGCGGCGGCGAGATCCACACGGAATGGCTGCGCGAGCTCACGTCGGTGCCACGGAACGCCGCCGTCCTGAAGGACCTCATCAGCCGAACGCCGGCGCTGTGGTTCCTCGGCGAGCGCCCCGCCACCATCCTCCGTCCGCGCTCCCGACGCGCCGGCGTGAAGGGGCTACACGAGGTGCGCGCGGTGGCCATCGGCCCGTACCATCGCGGCGATCGGGGCCTCGCCTTCGACGACGAGTCAAAGCTGCCGTTCTTGCGGTACCTCCGGGGGCAGTGCGGGCTCGACTTGGAGGAGTGCGTCGCGGCGCTCGGGGCGGCGCGCGGCAGCTTCCGCGACGAGTTCGCGGACGACGCGGCCGCTGCGGATCTGCTGCGGGACGAGGAGAAGTTCGTGAAGATGCTCCTCCTCGACAGCAGCTTCGTGCTCGTCTTCGGCCTCATGTTCGGCAGGCCCGGCTCCCGGGTCAATGGCGCGGCGGCTTCCGTAACCAGGGAGCACTTCGTACTGCACTCGGCCCTGGCGCAGCACGCCGATGAGATCAGGCTCGACCTGCTCGTGCTGGAGAACCAGGTCCCGTTCGCCGCCGTCGAGCTGCTCGCCGCCTCATGCCGCCGTCTGAAGCTCCGCTCTGTCGAGGAGCTGGTGCTCGGGTGCTTCGACAGCATCTGCCCGAGGAGGGCGCACGGCAAGGTTGACTTGGAAACGACAGACGCGAGATTCTGTCACATACTACACCTCTTCCACTGGTCGCGCGTCCCGGAGAACAAGTACCGCGTCCTCTCCATGCCACTGAAGCTTCTCGaggcggagccggagccggagcggcGCATCCCTTGCGCCAGGGAGCTGCAGCGGGCGGCGGTGTGGTTCCGGAAGCCGTCTCTTGACACGGAGGGGACGATTCGAGGCGGCGACCTCGACATGGAGTTCTGGACCGCGGCGGCGAGCCCCATCGCGTTAATGAGCATCCCGAGCTTCCACATCTTCCCCTACACCGCCGCGTTGCTCCACAACATGGTGGCCTTCGAGAGGCACTTCCACTGGGCGCACGGCGTCTGCGCCACGGTGCACGTCGCGCGCATGGAGGGACTCGTACGGTGCCCGCAGGATGCGGCGCTGCTCCGCCGCCGGCGGGTCCTGGGCAGTGTGAAGTGCACCGACGAGGAGGTGGTGGATTTCTTCCGTGGCATAGGCGTGGAGGCAACCGGCGTGCGCATGCCGGAAGAGTATGGTGAGATGCTCGCCGCGGTGGCGCGGCACAGGAGGAGGCGCGCCAGAAGGTGGTGCGGGGACTTCATACTGCACTTCCTCCCGTCGCCATGGGTGGCCGTCTCGCTGGCCGCGGTGGCTGCGCTCATCATCGTGCCGGCCATGCTGCAGACCATCTACACAATTCTTGGTTACCAAAGTAGCAGATGA
- the LOC127345580 gene encoding succinate dehydrogenase subunit 4, mitochondrial isoform X2, with translation MASRLLTRSKALGLAVSRSDAAPLAGARGLRALSTLPRDPAAAPAPSPRQPAVGSPPLGLSKILGYEQASRLSGTKVLPRWFSTGASNGSSDQQTSKSVAGMVQSDAVKAQQEGASAKVTAFSPSEATIGKYRISPLTDESKRVRKSEIRTKVSYYMIPTLLLVSKNSVSTSLLVAAVYHQIYMFNKEIFLDYVHHDITRKWALIYFKLLLLVMAKDTMVYFGLF, from the exons ATGGCGTCGCGACTCCTGACCCGATCCAAAGCCCTAGGGCTCGCCGTCTCCCGCTCCGACGCGGCGCCGCTCGCCGGCGCCCGGGGCCTCCGCGCCCTCTCCACCCTCCCACGCGATCCGGCCGCAGCCCCCGCCCCGTCGCCCCGGCAACCGGCGGTGGGCTCACCACCGCTCGGCCTCTCCAAG ATTCTAGGATATGAGCAGGCATCTCGACTCAGTGGCACAAAAGTACTGCCTCGCTGGTTTTCTACTGGAGCCTCCAATGGATCTTCTGATCAGCAG ACCTCAAAGTCTGTTGCTGGGATGGTACAGTCTGATGCTGTGAAAGCACAGCAGGAGGGAGCCTCGGCGAAGGTGACAGCATTCAGCCCATCGGAAGCTACTATCGGCAAATACAGAATCAGTCCATTGACAGACGAAAGCAAGAGAGTAAGGAAGTCCGAGATTCGAACAAAAGTTTCATACTACATGATCCCCACTCTGCTTCTCGTGTCAAAGAACAGCGTCAGCACTTCTCTCCTGGTCGCGGCAGTATACCATCAGATCTACATGTTCAACAAGGAGATCTTTCTGGACTATGTCCACCACGACATCACCAGGAAGTGGGCTCTGATATACTTCAAGCTGCTCTTGCTAGTCATGGCCAAGGACACCATGGTGTACTTCGGCTTGTTCTAG
- the LOC127345580 gene encoding succinate dehydrogenase subunit 4, mitochondrial isoform X1, whose translation MASRLLTRSKALGLAVSRSDAAPLAGARGLRALSTLPRDPAAAPAPSPRQPAVGSPPLGLSKILGYEQASRLSGTKVLPRWFSTGASNGSSDQQVVTSKSVAGMVQSDAVKAQQEGASAKVTAFSPSEATIGKYRISPLTDESKRVRKSEIRTKVSYYMIPTLLLVSKNSVSTSLLVAAVYHQIYMFNKEIFLDYVHHDITRKWALIYFKLLLLVMAKDTMVYFGLF comes from the exons ATGGCGTCGCGACTCCTGACCCGATCCAAAGCCCTAGGGCTCGCCGTCTCCCGCTCCGACGCGGCGCCGCTCGCCGGCGCCCGGGGCCTCCGCGCCCTCTCCACCCTCCCACGCGATCCGGCCGCAGCCCCCGCCCCGTCGCCCCGGCAACCGGCGGTGGGCTCACCACCGCTCGGCCTCTCCAAG ATTCTAGGATATGAGCAGGCATCTCGACTCAGTGGCACAAAAGTACTGCCTCGCTGGTTTTCTACTGGAGCCTCCAATGGATCTTCTGATCAGCAGGTGGTG ACCTCAAAGTCTGTTGCTGGGATGGTACAGTCTGATGCTGTGAAAGCACAGCAGGAGGGAGCCTCGGCGAAGGTGACAGCATTCAGCCCATCGGAAGCTACTATCGGCAAATACAGAATCAGTCCATTGACAGACGAAAGCAAGAGAGTAAGGAAGTCCGAGATTCGAACAAAAGTTTCATACTACATGATCCCCACTCTGCTTCTCGTGTCAAAGAACAGCGTCAGCACTTCTCTCCTGGTCGCGGCAGTATACCATCAGATCTACATGTTCAACAAGGAGATCTTTCTGGACTATGTCCACCACGACATCACCAGGAAGTGGGCTCTGATATACTTCAAGCTGCTCTTGCTAGTCATGGCCAAGGACACCATGGTGTACTTCGGCTTGTTCTAG